The following nucleotide sequence is from Streptomyces leeuwenhoekii.
AACAGGTTGGAAGACACGCGAGCCATGTGGCTTGCCCGAAGCATGAGCGCCTCAGCCCGGGCTACGTTCTCCCCCTCGGCCACGTCACAGAGGACGACCAGGTCACGAAGAATCTGGGGAAGAACATCACCCAGGGCCGTGAACTTCGCATCCTGCCGCAGCCTCTCAGCAGCCTCGACGCGCACCGCCAGATCGGGAAGGGTGGGGTGAACCGCCGTTGTGATCAGGGCCGCCCCGCCGGGCATGGTCGCCTGTTGGAGGGCGAGACGGAGGCCGGGGATCGCAGCGTGGCCGGAGTCGAGTTCCGCAGTGTCGTGCCGATACGGCTGGCCGGTCAGTTCGACGACTTCCACGCCGAGCACTTCGGCAAGCTGACCGAGGACGCTCATCCGATCGAGCGGGAGACGTCCAGTTTCGATCTTGGAGACCCAACTGACGGAGCGATCAACAGCAGCCGCCAATTGCGCTTGATCCCAGCCGAGACGACGCCGTGCCCTTGCGACGCGCTGCCCCGTGGTCAGTTCAGCCCTCATCATGGGTTCCCTTCGACACTACGACGGTACCCACGCGCATCCGTTGGCACTGTCAGTAAAAGTGACAGTGGACGCCTGAACGGCCCTCCAGCAGGCCCGAGTTACGGGTTTCTCTACCTCATCAAGCCCCGGCTGCGCTCCGCTCCGCCGGGCGCGCTCCCGGCTCCGCTGCGGGCGCCGCTCCTGCCTCCGGCCCGCTCCGCCCGCGCTGCGCCGACGCGCGCCCTGGTGACGGTTGGCCTGCGGCATGAGGTCAGAACACGTCGTGGCTGGGGCGGTCGGCTCCACGACTTTAGCCAGCCACTTTGGCGCGAGCCTCGAAGATCATGGCCCAAGATCGGGCACTAACGGGCAGGCTCACAAACCTGCCCGATCCGCTGGCTAGCGTAATGGGCCATGATCACTCGCGCCAAAGCAGCTCCCGGCCAAAGTCGTTCCACCGACCGCGTGATCAAGGTCACGGACGTGCCACGACCGTGCCAGAACGAGCGGGGAGCGGCGGGGAGTGATGGGGAGAGGTAGTAGGTGGGAACGAGAACGGCCCCTGACCAAACTTGCTGGTCAAGGGCCGTATCCCACTAGCGTGGCGGCGCCAGGATTCGAACCTGGGAAGGCTGAGCCGGCAGATTTACAGTCTGCTCCCTTTGGCCGCTCGGGCACACCGCCGGGGTTGCTGCCTATCGAACCGTCTTTCGGCGGTGCTCCGTGGCAACGACGTAAACAATACCCGATGTGGAGGGGTGCTTCGCCACCCGGTTGATCGTGGGCCCGGAGGGCGGGGGGTGGCTAGGCTTGTCCGGATGCGGCCGGGGGAAGCCCTTCCGGTCTCGGCCGCCGCCCCGTACGCCGTACGCACCGATACGCACCCTGATACAAGGAGCCACAGGACATGGCCGACTCCAGTTTCGACATCGTCTCGAAGGTCGAGCGGCAGGAGGTCGACAACGCCCTCAACCAGGCCGCCAAGGAGATCTCGCAGCGCTACGACTTCAAGGGCGTCGGTGCTTCGATCTCGTGGTCCGGCGACAAGATCCTCATGGAGGCCAACTCCGAGGACCGGGTCAAGGCTGTCCTCGACGTCTTCCAGTCCAAGCTGATCAAGCGTGGCATCTCGCTGAAGGCCCTGGAGGCCGGCGAGCCGCAGATCTCCGGCAAGGAGTACAAGATCTTCGCGACGATCCAGGAGGGCATCTCCCAGGAGAACGCGAAGAAGGTGGCGAAGATCATCCGTGACGAGGGTCCGAAGGGCGTGAAGGCCCAGGTCCAGGGCGAGGAACTGCGCGTCAGCTCGAAGAGCCGTGACGACCTGCAGGCCGTGATCGCTCTGCTGAAGGGCAAGGACTTCGACTTCGCGATGCAGTTCGTCAACTACCGGTGACCGACTGAGCTGTCGGCCCGATCCGCGCACACGCCGTCGAGCCCGCTGTGCCGGCACGGCGAGGGCCGCCGCCGGAAGCCGCCCCACGGCCCCGGCGGCGGCCCTCGCCGTGTGCTGCGGGGCCATCTGGCCGACGGCGATCGGAGTCTCGCCGACCCCGCTGATCGCCCACCGCCTGCGCGGCCGCGCTCCCACGGTCGTTGTCGGCCGGTCGGACATGGGTCTCGGTCGTCCGGCTCGGGCGCCGGTTGCGCGTCGGTTGCCGGCCGGTTGGGCGTCGGTCGCCGGGGTCGGTGGCGGGGTGTCGTGGCCGGTTCATGGGGACCGGCTGTCGGGTGTTCATGCTCTCTTGGTGCGGGAGACGTCGCCCGCGCATCCGGTGGTCGCGCTGGTCAGTAGGGTGCGGGCCATGACACCTGCGGGTTCGGAACTGCGGCGCACCCTCGGCGTGCGGGACGCCGTCGTCGTCGGGCTCGGCTCGATGCTCGGCGCCGGGATCTTCGCCGCACCGGCGCCCGCGGCCCGGGCGGCGGGGTCCGGGCTGCTGCTCGGGCTGGCGCTGGCCGCCGTGGTCGCCTACTGCAACGCTTCCTCGTCGGCGCGGCTGGCCGCCCTGTACCCGGCTTCGGGCGGCACGTACGTGTACGGGCGTGAGCGGCTCGGGGAGTTCTGGGGGTATCTGGCGGGCTGGTCGTTCGTGGTCGGCAAGACGGCTTCCTGCGCCGCCATGGCACTCACCGTGGGCGCGTACGTCTGGCCGGAACACCGGCACGTGGTGGCGGTCGCCGCCGTGCTGGTGCTGACCGCGGTGAACTACGGCGGCGTCCGGAAGTCGGCCTGGCTGACGCGGGTGCTCGTCGTCGTCGTGCTGGCGGTCCTCGCTTCCGTGGTGGCGGTGTGTCTCGGGTCGGGGCGGTCCGACGCCGGGCGCCTGGGCATCCCGGTGTGGGAGGGCGCTTCGGCGGGCGGGGTGCTGGAGGCGGCGGGGCTGCTGTTCTTCGCTTTCGCGGGGTACGCGCGCATCGCGACCCTCGGCGAGGAGGTGCGGGATCCCGCGCGCACCATCCCCCGGGCGATCCCGCTGGCCCTGGGCATCGCGCTGATCGTGTACGTGGCCGTGGCGGTGGCCGTCCTCTCGGTGCTGGGGCCGGGCGGTCTCGGGCGGGCGGCCGCGCCGCTGGCCGACGCCGTGCGGGCGGCCGGCCTCCCCGAGCTGGCGCCGGTGGTACGGGTGGGCGCGGCCGTGGCGGCCCTGGGCTCCCTGCTGGCCCTGATCCTGGGCGTCTCGCGCACGACGCTGGCCATGGCGCGCGACCGGCACCTTCCCGGAGCGCTGGCCGTCGTGCACCCGCGTTTCCGGGTGCCGCA
It contains:
- a CDS encoding YajQ family cyclic di-GMP-binding protein, coding for MADSSFDIVSKVERQEVDNALNQAAKEISQRYDFKGVGASISWSGDKILMEANSEDRVKAVLDVFQSKLIKRGISLKALEAGEPQISGKEYKIFATIQEGISQENAKKVAKIIRDEGPKGVKAQVQGEELRVSSKSRDDLQAVIALLKGKDFDFAMQFVNYR
- a CDS encoding APC family permease, translated to MTPAGSELRRTLGVRDAVVVGLGSMLGAGIFAAPAPAARAAGSGLLLGLALAAVVAYCNASSSARLAALYPASGGTYVYGRERLGEFWGYLAGWSFVVGKTASCAAMALTVGAYVWPEHRHVVAVAAVLVLTAVNYGGVRKSAWLTRVLVVVVLAVLASVVAVCLGSGRSDAGRLGIPVWEGASAGGVLEAAGLLFFAFAGYARIATLGEEVRDPARTIPRAIPLALGIALIVYVAVAVAVLSVLGPGGLGRAAAPLADAVRAAGLPELAPVVRVGAAVAALGSLLALILGVSRTTLAMARDRHLPGALAVVHPRFRVPHRAELAVGVVVAVLAATVDVRGAIGFSSFGVLAYYAVANASAWTLERAPVARVVPTVGLVGCVVVAVSLPAASVAAGAGVLAVGAGAYGVRRWTASR